A genomic segment from Rhodopirellula islandica encodes:
- a CDS encoding alpha/beta hydrolase: MAIEIEESTLSTPDGRQLHCRRSGPSSAEIAFVLVHGLGEHSGCYEDFAKRMSALDRGVVVYDQHGHGQSPGARGDAPSFDTLVDDIAVACEFAAQQFPRAELVLLGHSMGGNFVLNHLLGRDHEYVKRAIVTNPMILPPNPPTRPQAFAAWLTGKLIPHIRLSATIEPTQLTQDVEARRELADDDLIHEKLSIGIGSQLLSHGIWLTDHAKKLNVKLLVLTGADDELCDSDTTDEFIEKAGRFCHHVCFEGLRHSLLIEDEREQVYEAIETWLLDTAALSIE, encoded by the coding sequence ATGGCAATTGAAATCGAAGAATCAACACTCAGCACCCCCGACGGACGTCAACTGCACTGTCGCCGATCTGGACCTTCATCAGCAGAGATCGCGTTCGTGCTCGTGCACGGATTGGGCGAACACTCCGGTTGCTACGAAGACTTTGCCAAACGGATGTCGGCTCTGGATCGGGGGGTGGTCGTTTACGACCAACACGGTCACGGACAGAGTCCTGGCGCCCGCGGCGACGCACCCAGTTTTGACACGCTGGTCGATGACATTGCAGTTGCTTGCGAATTCGCGGCGCAGCAATTCCCGCGAGCCGAACTCGTGTTGCTCGGGCACAGCATGGGAGGAAACTTCGTTCTGAATCATCTTCTCGGCCGCGATCACGAATACGTGAAGCGAGCGATTGTCACCAACCCAATGATCCTGCCGCCCAATCCACCCACGCGTCCGCAAGCCTTCGCGGCGTGGCTGACCGGCAAACTCATCCCGCACATTCGTTTGTCGGCGACAATTGAGCCGACGCAGTTGACTCAGGACGTGGAGGCGCGACGCGAACTCGCGGACGACGATTTGATTCACGAAAAACTCTCGATTGGAATCGGCAGCCAATTGCTCAGCCATGGCATTTGGTTGACGGATCACGCGAAAAAGTTGAACGTCAAGTTGTTGGTTCTGACGGGCGCAGACGATGAGCTGTGCGATTCGGACACGACCGACGAGTTCATTGAGAAAGCCGGCCGATTTTGCCACCATGTCTGCTTCGAAGGACTTCGACACTCGTTGTTGATCGAAGATGAACGCGAGCAAGTCTACGAAGCGATTGAAACCTGGTTGCTCGACACCGCCGCACTCAGCATCGAGTAG
- a CDS encoding sulfatase-like hydrolase/transferase produces the protein MVRSLFLVSAALLLVLPAKPNVSAADQPNVLLIIADDVGYSDLGCYGGEIDTPHLDQLAADGVRFSEFHVNPMCVVTRTSLMTGHTHSQSDDYRRSLPVARLLKKAGYATSLAGKWHQPGNPLDAGFDSFYGFLGGAIDSWTGIERGKPAIQTDRQSPEPVNEGWYSSDAFTDRAMEEIDSARKQDKPFFTQVAFNAPHTPLHAPRESVEKYYERYRAGWEKLRRDRYDRMIAMGLIDERYVMSQPDAEVRRWDELPATIQEQENRRMAAYAGMLDRLDWNVGRLLQHLSDQGLDEDTIVIFMADNGGAYSNGDIRTYDQQIPWEPGSNAFVSNGWSYLKNTPFRWYKSCAQEGGVSVPLIVRWPAQLSGQAGAIRKQRLHVTDLYPTLLELAGAKYPTHDGDRKLEPLYGNSILPLLRNPDLPNLAIRDEIFWCFNQTGKALTKGNWKISSISDGPWRLHDIQNDPAESLDLAAERPEVLSAMSDAWFQFARENTKMPASWRAPLKEYQEGWGYHRIRMIMPAYVRAVPAMSAMDVPCDTDWSFHFSRPIRFANSTGKTLRLYEAGDTQTVIWQADPEPGHPDEGSRQITFNDLPRLKPNTTYFALSDPGWITVGNQPAGGLNDGAFWYRFRTGPARPGLLDGLPVQRPLPR, from the coding sequence ATGGTGCGAAGTTTGTTTCTTGTTTCTGCCGCCCTGTTGCTGGTGCTGCCCGCTAAACCAAACGTTTCAGCGGCGGACCAGCCAAACGTCTTGCTCATCATCGCGGACGATGTGGGCTACTCGGATCTCGGTTGCTACGGCGGTGAGATCGACACGCCCCATTTGGATCAGTTGGCAGCCGATGGAGTTCGCTTCAGCGAATTTCATGTCAATCCAATGTGCGTGGTGACGCGAACCAGCCTGATGACCGGCCACACGCATTCCCAGTCGGATGATTATCGACGCTCGCTACCGGTGGCTCGTCTGCTGAAGAAGGCCGGCTATGCGACGTCGCTCGCCGGCAAGTGGCATCAACCCGGCAATCCACTCGACGCTGGCTTTGACTCGTTTTACGGATTCCTCGGTGGTGCAATCGACAGCTGGACCGGCATCGAACGAGGCAAACCGGCGATTCAAACCGACCGGCAATCCCCGGAACCAGTGAACGAGGGATGGTACAGTTCGGACGCGTTCACGGACCGTGCGATGGAAGAGATCGATTCGGCACGAAAGCAAGACAAACCGTTCTTCACCCAGGTTGCGTTCAATGCGCCGCACACACCGCTGCACGCACCTCGCGAGAGCGTCGAAAAGTACTACGAACGCTACCGAGCGGGTTGGGAAAAGCTGCGTCGAGATCGCTACGACCGAATGATCGCGATGGGTTTGATCGACGAACGTTACGTGATGTCCCAGCCGGATGCAGAAGTGCGACGGTGGGACGAGTTGCCGGCGACGATTCAAGAGCAAGAAAACCGACGCATGGCAGCCTACGCCGGGATGCTGGATCGATTGGACTGGAACGTGGGGCGGTTGCTTCAACACTTGAGCGACCAAGGACTCGATGAGGACACCATCGTGATCTTCATGGCGGACAATGGTGGTGCTTACAGCAACGGCGACATCCGCACCTACGACCAACAAATCCCGTGGGAACCCGGCAGCAACGCGTTCGTGTCCAACGGATGGTCGTATCTGAAGAACACTCCATTCCGCTGGTACAAATCGTGTGCGCAAGAGGGCGGCGTGTCTGTGCCGTTGATCGTGCGTTGGCCAGCGCAATTGTCGGGACAAGCAGGAGCCATTCGCAAACAGCGGTTGCACGTCACGGATTTGTATCCAACGCTGCTTGAATTGGCGGGTGCGAAGTATCCAACTCATGATGGCGATCGCAAGCTGGAACCGCTTTATGGAAATTCGATACTCCCATTGCTTCGAAACCCTGACCTGCCGAATCTCGCGATTCGCGACGAGATATTTTGGTGCTTCAACCAGACGGGCAAAGCACTGACCAAGGGCAACTGGAAAATTTCCAGTATCAGTGACGGGCCGTGGCGACTGCACGACATTCAAAACGATCCGGCAGAATCACTCGATTTGGCGGCGGAGCGCCCCGAGGTGTTGTCAGCGATGAGCGACGCTTGGTTCCAGTTCGCTCGCGAAAACACGAAGATGCCTGCGTCGTGGCGTGCACCGTTGAAGGAATATCAAGAAGGTTGGGGATACCACCGCATTCGCATGATCATGCCCGCTTATGTGCGTGCCGTTCCTGCGATGTCCGCGATGGATGTCCCATGCGATACAGATTGGAGCTTCCATTTTTCGAGGCCAATTCGGTTTGCGAATTCAACCGGCAAAACCCTTCGCTTGTACGAAGCCGGTGACACCCAAACGGTCATTTGGCAAGCGGATCCTGAACCTGGGCACCCTGACGAGGGCTCCCGACAAATCACATTCAACGATCTGCCGCGACTGAAGCCGAACACGACGTATTTCGCGTTGTCAGATCCGGGCTGGATCACAGTTGGCAATCAACCCGCCGGGGGTTTGAACGATGGCGCGTTCTGGTACCGGTTTCGAACGGGGCCCGCCCGCCCCGGTTTGTTGGATGGGCTTCCCGTCCAACGTCCACTGCCTCGATGA
- a CDS encoding aldehyde dehydrogenase family protein — protein MSVATQHTLLPEVQSFLDQSPLASFVGGKAFPSGEGNVIATIDPGSGNQLAEIHDLNAAEIDRAVEIANEAFPAWSGLSQQERSSILLKLADAVESHKAIIAQIEALDAGKIEAQAAGDVQNFVDTLRYFVGLSDKVEKRTKLDVPGHDAHTVKQPWGACAFIFPWNFPFLLIGWGISPALAAGNTVVIKPAEDTSLSAIYLAQLAKEVGVPDGVINVVTGRGATAGAALTNNAEIKRMSFTGSPEVGRLVGESCGRNLVPVKLELGGKGAAVVFDDVDVKATAQALVGAITFHTGQVCCDATRWLIHEDIYDEFVAECKQLMEKVRIGHPLDPNSDMGPVVNPKQRERVLGYQEKGTAGGAQCLCGGGPATVDGLNGNYVKPTLLAGPLDNVAAREEIFGPVAYLAKFSDEADAIAKANDTDYGLANSVWTTDTERANRVAEAMIAGNSWINAHNVFAHGVPYGGVKKSGMGGGVLSPETLMDYYRSTSVVRPL, from the coding sequence ATGAGCGTCGCAACCCAACACACATTGCTTCCCGAAGTTCAATCGTTCCTGGATCAATCCCCCCTGGCGAGCTTCGTCGGCGGCAAAGCCTTCCCGAGCGGAGAAGGAAACGTGATCGCAACGATCGACCCAGGCTCGGGCAATCAACTTGCTGAAATCCACGATCTGAATGCCGCCGAGATTGACCGTGCGGTGGAAATCGCCAACGAAGCGTTCCCGGCTTGGTCAGGCTTGTCGCAACAAGAACGCAGCAGCATTCTGCTGAAGCTCGCCGATGCGGTGGAGAGTCACAAAGCGATCATCGCCCAGATCGAGGCACTCGATGCCGGCAAAATCGAAGCCCAAGCCGCGGGCGATGTGCAAAACTTCGTCGACACGCTGCGTTACTTCGTTGGGTTGTCTGACAAAGTCGAGAAACGCACGAAGTTGGACGTGCCCGGCCACGATGCCCACACGGTCAAACAACCTTGGGGTGCCTGTGCATTCATCTTCCCATGGAACTTCCCGTTCTTGTTGATCGGCTGGGGAATCTCGCCAGCATTGGCTGCCGGTAACACGGTCGTGATCAAACCCGCCGAAGACACGTCGCTCTCAGCAATCTACTTGGCTCAATTGGCCAAGGAAGTCGGTGTGCCCGATGGCGTGATCAACGTGGTCACCGGTCGTGGTGCGACGGCGGGTGCCGCCCTGACCAACAACGCCGAAATCAAACGCATGTCCTTCACCGGTTCGCCCGAAGTCGGCCGCTTGGTCGGCGAGTCATGCGGACGCAACTTGGTGCCGGTCAAATTGGAACTGGGGGGCAAAGGCGCCGCGGTTGTCTTCGATGATGTGGATGTCAAAGCCACCGCTCAAGCGTTGGTCGGTGCGATCACTTTCCACACCGGGCAAGTCTGCTGCGATGCAACGCGTTGGTTGATCCACGAAGACATCTACGATGAATTCGTTGCGGAGTGCAAGCAGTTGATGGAGAAAGTCCGCATCGGTCACCCACTGGACCCCAACAGTGACATGGGCCCGGTTGTGAATCCGAAACAACGAGAGCGTGTTCTCGGGTATCAAGAAAAAGGCACCGCTGGCGGTGCTCAGTGCTTGTGCGGTGGTGGTCCCGCGACGGTCGACGGATTGAACGGGAACTATGTCAAACCAACTCTGTTGGCTGGACCGCTGGACAACGTCGCCGCTCGCGAAGAAATCTTTGGCCCCGTGGCATACCTGGCAAAGTTTTCCGATGAAGCCGATGCGATCGCGAAAGCCAACGACACCGACTATGGATTGGCCAACAGTGTCTGGACCACCGACACCGAACGCGCCAACCGGGTCGCTGAGGCGATGATCGCTGGCAACAGTTGGATCAACGCTCACAATGTGTTCGCACACGGTGTCCCTTACGGCGGCGTCAAGAAAAGCGGCATGGGCGGCGGCGTGCTTTCGCCTGAAACGCTGATGGACTACTACCGCAGCACGTCGGTTGTCCGACCTCTGTAA
- a CDS encoding EcsC family protein, which translates to MSDNLITGSLPEETLEELRQAKKILEHHGIADRLTEMIGTPVTASLKMLPDSVESAVHSAIEKSLHVALDVALRTLGTDKDPSSPNARGKPKLLTHKLLAGLSGAAGGALGGATVAAELPVSTVLILRSVADIARSEGEDLSEVEARLACLEVFALDPGQSSDIDDETEIGYFAVRAAMAKQIQDASKYILKNGIKDSAAPPLVRLVTQIGKRFGVVVSEKVAAQAIPIIGAVGGALINSYFIDHYQDLARAHFTIRRLERTYGEPLVRETYGQMKLRQRPRRVIGRNT; encoded by the coding sequence TTGAGCGACAACTTGATCACCGGAAGCCTTCCCGAGGAAACTTTGGAAGAGTTGCGTCAAGCCAAGAAAATCTTGGAACATCACGGGATCGCGGATCGGTTGACCGAGATGATCGGAACGCCAGTCACGGCCTCACTGAAGATGCTGCCCGACAGTGTCGAGTCAGCCGTTCATTCCGCCATCGAAAAGTCATTGCACGTCGCACTCGACGTCGCTTTGCGAACCTTGGGAACCGACAAGGATCCGTCGAGCCCGAACGCCCGAGGCAAACCCAAACTGCTGACGCACAAGTTGCTGGCGGGACTCAGCGGAGCGGCGGGTGGCGCACTTGGCGGCGCCACCGTCGCGGCGGAACTGCCCGTCTCGACGGTGCTGATTCTGCGAAGCGTCGCTGACATCGCTCGCAGTGAGGGGGAAGATCTTTCGGAGGTGGAAGCACGCCTGGCATGCTTGGAAGTCTTTGCTCTCGATCCTGGTCAGTCCTCCGACATCGACGACGAGACCGAAATCGGGTACTTCGCAGTGAGAGCCGCGATGGCGAAGCAAATCCAAGACGCGTCGAAATACATCCTCAAGAATGGGATCAAGGATTCTGCCGCACCGCCTCTCGTACGATTGGTGACGCAAATTGGGAAGCGTTTTGGCGTTGTCGTCAGCGAAAAGGTGGCGGCGCAAGCGATCCCCATCATCGGAGCGGTCGGCGGTGCGCTGATCAACAGCTACTTCATCGATCACTATCAAGACCTCGCCCGTGCCCACTTCACGATCCGCCGTCTCGAACGAACGTATGGCGAACCGCTTGTCCGTGAAACCTATGGGCAAATGAAACTTCGCCAACGGCCACGCCGTGTTATCGGGCGAAACACTTGA
- a CDS encoding class II aldolase/adducin family protein yields the protein MSHSRDVQHPRDRIMQTMDRIYRYRMTTTSGGNLSIRDSEGNIWITPARVDKGNLTRNDIICVRADGSVDGPHPPSSEFPFHKAIYEARPDVKAIVHAHPVALVAFSICRGTPDTRLFHQAHSVCGKVGFAPYACPGTEALGASIAKQFEDGCDSVILENHGVVVAGQDFASAFQRFEAFEFAGKTLIKAKQIGEVRYLDDSQLDQAAHRSVDFISYQPPAATTQEQELRRQLCEFVRRGCRQRLLISTEGSFSARLKDDSFLITPTQRDRELLRAEDFVLVKGEFREYGKLASRAANAHRAIYERHPHVQAIVFAHPVNATAFSVTSVPLDVRTIPESYVFLRDVARAPYGVQYSGDGSVADYVCSRNPAAILENDGVLVTGTTVLDAFDRLEVLESTAEAVINAKAIGDVSVMQQDVIDELCEEFNLA from the coding sequence ATGAGCCATTCGCGAGATGTCCAACATCCACGGGACCGAATCATGCAAACGATGGATCGGATCTATCGTTACCGCATGACGACGACTTCGGGTGGCAATCTATCGATCCGAGACAGCGAAGGCAACATTTGGATCACGCCGGCGAGAGTCGACAAAGGCAACCTGACTCGAAACGACATCATCTGCGTCCGCGCCGATGGATCCGTCGATGGCCCGCACCCGCCATCCTCGGAGTTTCCGTTTCACAAAGCGATCTACGAAGCCCGGCCGGATGTGAAGGCGATCGTGCACGCTCACCCGGTCGCCCTGGTCGCTTTCAGCATCTGCCGCGGGACCCCCGACACTCGGTTGTTCCATCAAGCACACAGTGTTTGCGGCAAAGTCGGATTCGCACCTTATGCTTGTCCAGGAACGGAAGCACTCGGGGCCAGCATTGCGAAGCAGTTCGAAGACGGATGCGACAGCGTGATCTTGGAAAACCACGGCGTCGTCGTTGCCGGTCAAGATTTCGCGTCGGCGTTCCAACGATTCGAAGCGTTCGAATTCGCGGGCAAGACGCTGATCAAAGCCAAACAGATTGGCGAAGTTCGATACCTCGACGATTCCCAACTGGATCAAGCCGCCCATCGAAGCGTTGACTTCATTAGCTACCAACCGCCCGCCGCCACCACGCAAGAGCAAGAACTACGTCGGCAACTCTGCGAGTTTGTGCGTCGGGGATGCCGGCAGCGTTTGTTGATCAGCACCGAAGGCAGTTTTTCAGCTCGTTTGAAAGACGATTCATTCTTGATCACGCCAACGCAGCGAGACCGTGAGTTGTTGCGAGCCGAGGACTTTGTGCTGGTCAAAGGCGAATTTCGTGAATACGGAAAACTGGCCAGTCGAGCCGCCAATGCTCACCGCGCAATCTACGAAAGGCACCCTCACGTGCAAGCGATCGTGTTCGCTCATCCGGTCAACGCAACAGCATTCAGCGTCACCAGTGTACCCTTGGATGTTCGAACCATCCCTGAAAGCTACGTCTTCCTACGCGACGTGGCTCGTGCTCCCTATGGTGTTCAGTATTCAGGCGATGGATCGGTTGCCGATTACGTGTGCAGTCGTAACCCGGCCGCGATCCTTGAAAACGACGGCGTGCTAGTCACCGGAACAACAGTCTTGGATGCGTTTGATCGCTTGGAAGTGCTCGAATCGACCGCCGAAGCGGTGATCAACGCAAAAGCGATCGGCGATGTCTCGGTGATGCAGCAAGACGTCATCGACGAGCTGTGCGAAGAATTCAATTTGGCGTGA
- a CDS encoding prenyltransferase/squalene oxidase repeat-containing protein: protein MPSWLVSLVAHLAVLLGLALISRSAHQTDRIELQFRQSDDPVADELVEFSIASVAPLDALETSIEEDQVDIEALDSFALIEISDEIFSAVPKLDADLFDPTVSSTSSVAKPENMFEGRRGAMKQKLLRRYGGDQATEDAVSAGLVWLKRQQLRNGSWSLHGPYANGARGENQTSATAMAMLAFMGAGSTHRGGPYQKELLRAARWLVAKQDRQGFLAGSEMGHERMYSQAQATIALCELYAMTGDSWIRPYAQSACDFAVASQSPQGGWRYQPRMDSDTSVTGWFVMGLKSGDAGGLEVDPYIWPKIERYFDSVSQGYTGGYSYMPNLAASPAMTAEGVLCHQYLGRPRTMPGMAQSLDTLVQNHPVKANEADVYYWYYATQALHHYGGPLWNQWNEEMKATLPARQEKRGREHGSWSPTGDAWGGYAGRLYTTCLSIYCLEVYYRHLPLYDHAEVD from the coding sequence ATGCCTTCCTGGTTGGTCAGCTTGGTTGCGCACCTGGCCGTGCTGCTGGGTCTGGCACTGATCAGCCGTTCTGCTCACCAAACCGACCGCATTGAATTGCAGTTTCGACAATCGGACGATCCCGTCGCGGATGAACTGGTCGAATTTTCAATCGCCTCGGTGGCGCCCCTGGATGCACTCGAAACCTCAATCGAAGAGGACCAGGTCGACATTGAGGCACTGGATTCATTTGCTCTGATCGAGATCAGTGACGAAATCTTCTCGGCGGTGCCGAAATTGGACGCGGACCTTTTCGATCCGACAGTTTCCTCGACAAGTTCCGTGGCCAAGCCAGAGAACATGTTCGAAGGACGTCGCGGCGCAATGAAACAGAAATTGCTAAGGAGATATGGTGGCGATCAAGCGACCGAAGATGCGGTCTCGGCAGGCTTGGTTTGGCTCAAACGGCAACAGCTCCGCAATGGAAGTTGGAGCTTGCACGGGCCGTACGCCAACGGTGCTCGAGGGGAGAACCAAACCAGCGCCACCGCAATGGCAATGCTGGCCTTCATGGGTGCCGGAAGCACTCACCGCGGTGGCCCCTATCAAAAAGAACTGCTCCGAGCAGCACGTTGGCTGGTCGCAAAACAAGACAGGCAAGGGTTCCTGGCGGGATCGGAAATGGGGCACGAACGGATGTATTCGCAGGCCCAAGCGACCATCGCACTGTGTGAGTTGTATGCGATGACCGGTGATTCATGGATTCGTCCCTACGCACAATCGGCCTGCGATTTCGCAGTTGCCTCCCAGTCACCCCAAGGCGGTTGGCGGTATCAACCTCGGATGGACAGCGACACGTCGGTCACAGGTTGGTTCGTGATGGGACTGAAGAGCGGTGATGCCGGCGGCCTGGAAGTGGACCCATACATTTGGCCGAAGATCGAACGCTACTTCGATTCGGTTAGCCAAGGGTACACAGGCGGCTATTCCTACATGCCGAACCTCGCCGCCAGTCCCGCGATGACCGCCGAAGGCGTTTTGTGTCATCAGTATCTCGGCCGTCCACGCACCATGCCGGGGATGGCACAAAGCTTGGACACGTTGGTGCAAAACCATCCCGTCAAGGCAAACGAAGCCGACGTTTACTATTGGTACTACGCGACTCAGGCGTTGCACCACTATGGAGGACCGCTGTGGAACCAGTGGAATGAGGAGATGAAGGCCACGTTGCCCGCTCGCCAGGAAAAACGGGGTCGTGAACACGGAAGCTGGTCACCGACCGGAGACGCTTGGGGTGGCTACGCCGGTCGCCTGTACACGACGTGTTTGTCGATCTATTGCTTGGAAGTTTACTACCGCCACCTGCCGCTGTATGACCATGCGGAAGTCGACTGA
- a CDS encoding arylsulfatase: MNFRNVRNLVWVMAVAWMGVVCNPLLAAERPNFLVILADDLGFSDTGCYGGEIATPNLDALAAGGLRYTQFYNTARCWPTRAAVMTGYYPQQVRRDSMPGATRQYGGGGKRPDWAQTLAEYLRPAGYRTYHSGKWHIDGKPTDNGFDLSDEATRSPGFFDSIRKKNRDPKFYRTTATAQHAIDCLQEHAEDHADQPFFHFLAFHAPHFPLHALPEDIQRYRDRYIAGWDALRAERNQRQRELRLDVGPLSPIETEVGPPYAFPDQLEVLGEGEITRPLPWDELTKEQQQFQATKMAIHAAMVDRMDQEIGRVLTQLKEMGQFKNTWICFLSDNGASAEIMVRGEGHDSSASPGSAATYLCLGPGFSSAANTPFRRHKTWVHEGGISTPFIVHWPEGIRSTNELRTNLGHAIDIAPTVLDLARMELDETAGPPMSGQSLKPSFDDSDAPIHDELWFYHEGNWALRQGDWKIIHSNISRPFPWLRSETAAKESKEDGDWQLYNLANDRAEQNDVADKHPERVQRMADRWWELRDQFLRDSMDDSKRSKRAN; the protein is encoded by the coding sequence ATGAACTTTCGAAACGTGCGAAATCTGGTTTGGGTGATGGCAGTCGCCTGGATGGGCGTGGTTTGCAATCCCTTGCTGGCAGCCGAGCGACCGAACTTCCTTGTGATCCTGGCCGATGACCTGGGGTTTTCAGATACTGGATGTTACGGCGGTGAGATTGCGACTCCCAATTTGGATGCCCTGGCTGCCGGCGGATTGCGGTACACGCAGTTCTACAACACGGCTCGATGCTGGCCGACGCGAGCGGCGGTGATGACGGGCTACTACCCACAACAAGTCCGTCGTGACAGCATGCCAGGGGCGACGCGGCAATACGGCGGCGGTGGAAAACGCCCCGATTGGGCTCAAACGTTGGCGGAATACCTTCGCCCGGCTGGGTATCGCACCTACCACTCGGGCAAATGGCACATCGATGGGAAACCAACTGACAACGGGTTTGATCTCTCTGACGAAGCCACCCGAAGCCCGGGCTTCTTTGACTCGATCCGCAAGAAGAACCGCGATCCCAAGTTCTATCGGACCACCGCGACCGCTCAACACGCGATTGATTGTTTGCAGGAACACGCCGAGGATCATGCTGACCAGCCGTTCTTTCACTTCCTCGCATTCCACGCCCCTCACTTTCCGCTGCACGCTTTGCCGGAAGACATCCAGCGGTACCGAGACCGATACATCGCCGGTTGGGATGCGTTGCGAGCAGAACGCAATCAGCGACAACGTGAACTCAGGCTGGACGTCGGACCTCTGTCTCCGATCGAGACAGAGGTGGGGCCGCCCTATGCCTTCCCCGACCAACTCGAGGTGCTCGGCGAAGGGGAGATCACTCGCCCGTTGCCATGGGATGAACTGACCAAAGAGCAACAACAATTCCAAGCGACTAAGATGGCGATCCACGCGGCCATGGTGGATCGCATGGATCAGGAGATCGGGCGTGTGCTCACGCAGTTGAAAGAAATGGGCCAGTTCAAAAACACTTGGATTTGTTTCCTGTCGGACAACGGTGCGAGTGCGGAGATCATGGTCCGTGGCGAAGGACACGATTCTTCCGCGTCACCCGGATCCGCAGCGACGTATCTGTGCTTGGGACCTGGATTCAGCAGCGCGGCGAACACCCCGTTCCGTCGGCACAAGACATGGGTGCATGAAGGAGGCATCTCGACGCCGTTCATCGTTCATTGGCCCGAGGGAATCCGTTCGACCAACGAGTTGCGGACCAATCTCGGTCATGCGATCGACATTGCACCGACGGTGTTGGATCTCGCCAGGATGGAACTGGATGAAACCGCCGGCCCACCAATGAGTGGCCAAAGTTTGAAACCGTCTTTTGATGATAGCGATGCCCCAATTCATGACGAGTTGTGGTTCTATCACGAAGGCAACTGGGCACTGCGGCAGGGTGACTGGAAGATCATCCACTCCAACATCTCTCGCCCCTTTCCTTGGCTGCGTTCCGAAACCGCTGCCAAGGAGTCCAAAGAAGACGGCGATTGGCAACTCTATAACCTGGCCAACGACCGGGCTGAACAAAACGACGTGGCGGACAAGCATCCTGAACGAGTCCAACGGATGGCGGACCGTTGGTGGGAATTACGCGATCAGTTTTTGCGTGATTCGATGGACGACTCGAAACGATCGAAGCGAGCCAACTGA